The window CTTTCAATTGATATCCGCGAGACCGGTTATTCAGCCTACGGGAAGATCAATTTCAAACCGGTTGTCGAGTATGAAGGGGACTGCTATGCCCGCTGTGCTGTGCGGGCAAAAGAGCTGTTCACTTCGATCGATATCATCGAACAGTGCGCAAGGAAGATCCCCGATGGGCCGGTAGACATGAAAGTGACCGGTGCACCGGATGGAGAATTCATTGCCCGGGCCGAGCAGCCACGGGGTGAGGTTATCCACTACATCAAGGGCAACGGGAAGAAGAACCTTGTCCGGCACCGGGTAAGGACGCCGACATTCACGAACATTCCCCCGCTTGTCACCCTCTTAAAAGGGTGCGATCTTGCCGATGTACCGGTGATTGTCCTGTCAATCGATCCCTGTATCGGCTGTGCGGAGAGGTGATTTGAGCGATGACATTTTTTCAGATGACAAAAACGGTGTTAAAAAGTCTTTTCACTCGTCCGGCAACCCTGATGTACCCGGCAAAACCGGCCAAGAAGACACCCCTCTCCCGGGGACACGTGACAATCGATCCAACGAAATGCATCACCTGCCGGCTCTGCCAGCGTAAGTGTCCGACCCAGGCTATCTGTGTAGAGGTCAAGGAGAAGACCTGGGAGATCGATAACATGCGGTGTGTTGTCTGTAGCGTATGCGTCGAGGTCTGCCCGACCAAGTGCCTTACCATGGATACGCAGTACCGCAAGGCGCTCACCACCCGTGGTGGCAAGGATAAGTTCACCGTTGCAGGGCCAAAGAAGAAGGAACCGGTTGCAGCTGATGTTGCAAAACCGGCACCAGAATAATTTTCAATAATCCCTGACGGGAAATTGCTTCCCGTTTCACTTTTTTGTTCCGGGACACCGGGCACTATTGCCACAAAAAATGTATCAACCCGTGTCGGTATATCAAGGATCCGGACAACCTTTTCATGATCCTTTGTACTCAGACGGGAGTCGGATCGCGTCTCATCGGACGGACGTTTGCCCCTTCCATCTCCCCTTCTGCCCATGCGAACCGTTCCTGTATGGTGGGCGGGAGTTCTTTCTCATCGATTGGGACAAACCCGAAATTGCCATAGAACTTTGCGAGACCCCAGACCGAATGCATGTAGAGCGTATCCTGCCCGCACGCTTCGACAAGTCCCCAGACAACGGCATTCGCGTACCCGTGACCCCGCTGGCTGACCGGCGTGAACACGCCGTCCACTTCAAACCCGTCGATGTGCCGTTTACACCGGGCAACCGAAACCGCCTGCCCCTCGTGAAAGGCCGCAAATATCCGGTCAGTTCCCGGGTCGGCCTTTGTATTGTGGTAATCGGTCCAGAGTGCCTCTGCAAGGGAATATTCCAGAGAAAACAACTCCCTCACGAATGCACCCGTACTGTGTTTTGCGATATGCAGTGCCGGTACAGATGACACGGGGAGGGGTGGTGCCTCATTGATGGAGCCCTCGATACGGTACCCGCCGGGCGGGACATGGATCACGAATTCTGCACCCCTGCCTTCGATCCCGGTCTCCTGTATGGTCATCTCGGTCACTTCAACAATCTGGCGGCAGATGAAAAGACCGATTCCTGCGTGTCCCCCGGCATCATATTCGAAGATCTGTTTTTTCTTTTCTGTCGGAATCCCGGTGCCATCATCTCTGAAACAGAGGTCAAGCCCTTCGGGTGTCTCGTGATACGTGACAACAATGTTCTTCACTGCACCGCCGCCATGCCGCAGTGAATTTTCAAGGAGATGGGTGAGGACATCGGCAAAGAGCGGGTCTGCATAAACTTCGAGACGTCCTGCCCAGCACCGGATCGAAACCGTACCGTCATCGGAAGGAAGGCGGGCGGTGTCAAGCGTCCGCTGCACGCTCATCCAGACAGGCGGAAGTGTCCCGAGATCCTTGTAGGATTCGGTAAGGAAGAGCTGGCGGGCAACGTTCCATGCCAGCGTCCGGATACGTTCGATATACGTGCGTATCCCGGTATCGCTGCAGCGGGCATCGGCCTCATCAACAGTCTCGATGATCTGGTCAACTGAACGGTGGAGGTGTTCCGCCGAAAAGCGTGAGAGAATGCTGAGTTTGTCGTTTGCCGTTTTCAAGGCATGCTCAGTGTGGACGCGGCTGGTGACATCGAAGAAGGTGAGGATCGCCCGGTCGCCGGGGAGCAAGGCAGCAGAGACGAGCACGATGAACGGGTTCTCATCCGTCAGGGAGAATTTTGTTTCTGTGGCATATACCGCTCCCTCACTGGTGAGCCGGTTGAAAAATTCCTGCTCTTCCTCCCCGCTCCAGATCGTTGTAATAGTCTTGCCTTTCAGATCTGCAGCTTTTTGGCGGAGGAGGGCAGCAGCCTTCCAGTTGACTTCCTCTATGATCCGTTTGCTACCGGTATCGGCGATCAGGATGCTGCCTCCTTCCGAATGATCGAAGAGCGTTTTGTAGAGTACTTCCTGCTCCCTCATACGGATGGTAAGGGTTGAAACCAGCCACCCGATCACGATGATGACAACGGTGCGCAACACTGCTTCGATAAGGATGGCCGATGATGAGCCGGCAAGAAGGAAGACCATAAGGAGGTAGAGCGCTCCGATGCACCCGGCGAGAATGACCCCCCGGCGCGGGTACTGGTATGCTGCGAGAACTACCGGGATATAGAGAAGATGGGGGAGACCCGTTGAGATCCCGAAAAGAAGCCCTGCAAGGTTGGCAAGGAGTGCTGCCGCAGCCGTTCCAAGGATCGCCACATTCCAGACAAGATCGCGACCTTCGAACCGGGCACGGTTCATCGGTCAGCCCCTGGTACACCTGCTCCGGGTTCCATTCACGGATATTGCGAATTAAAATACTTGAGGGTTGTGATTTTGTAACCACTGGGTCAGGAGAACTATAAACTGGCCCTTAGGCCCTGCATGCTTTAAAGCTGGAGAAGTTACCGCCCCATTGCATATTTCAGACGGAACCCCTGATTCCATTCCGGCACGAAACTGACGGAGTAAACTACAGTAAATGTCCAGATTACCGGGCAATTGTCGGAAACCAAAAAGTTCCACAAAAAAGTGTTTTTCACGCGAATGAAAATGTCTCAGGAATCAGCGTTTGCAAATCGACGACAACTGCCAGTGCCGGTGTCGGGTTCACATTCATCTGTTTCTGGAACTTGGTCTGGGACTGCCAGGTACCGGCATTGATGCCGAGCACGCCCCGGTAGGTCGTGATGCCCTTGATATGGACATGGCCGGTATGCAGGATCTCGGGCAGCGGATCGATGATCATACGGTCGATCTTTCCTGCAGCAATGGGTGTCCTGCGCCCATAGGCCGGTGCCAGGTGGCGGCGCTGGAGCATCTCCTGCATCATCTGCCCGCTCTGCTCATAGGATGCCCCGGGGATCAGCCCGATCATGTCATCGATCGATCGCCCGTGATACATCAGCACCCGCACGCCCTGCAGGTTGACCAGCGCCGGGTTTTCGACGAGCACGCAGTTGTCGGGGAAATTTTTAATGAATGCATCCGGCAGTACCGGTTGCGGCTCTGCGCCACGGACCACATCGTGGTTGCCCGGCGATATAATGATCTTCATCCGCGAGGGAAGCTTGCGCATCATGGCGCCGAACGCCTCGTACTGCTCGTAGATGTTTTTTATGGTCAGTTCGCTTTCCTGCCCGGGATAGATACCGATACCATCTACAAGGTCACCGGCAATCAGGAGGTAGGAAAAATCCGAATCCGCAAGCCAGTCGGAGAACCGGTCCCAGCTCTCCTGCAGGAAAGTGTCACTGCCCACATGGACATCAGAGATTAAAACCGCCTTTCCCGGCTCTTCGCTCTTGAACGGGGTGTTGTCGATACGGATATCCGGGCGGTAGAGGAGCTCGGCAAAGAAAAGTTTTCCGTCGCTGGAGAGTTTGCCCTTCACCCCGATTACTTCATCATGGATGATCCGCTCGGCATCGGAAAAGACCGGGCGATCCTTCCTGAAGAGCACGGGAATATTTGCCGAGATGTCCTCGATCTCGGCGATCCGGTGCCCGTTGGTCGTGGTTTTGACTTCCGTGACCATACCGATAATGGTGCATTCTTCCTGCCGGTACCGGTTGGAACGCGTCAGGGCCTCTATGGGCATAGTGCTGCACCGGCTCCGGATCATTCCCCCCAGCCGGGTGTAACGGTCGCGGAAATAATGGAGGTAATCTCCGGTACCGTTTATGGGTCCTGATGTCCCGGCAGAACCGCTGACCACTTCTACTGCAGGATCGGTAAGAAACCGGGTTCCGTCCCGGGTAACATTCATACCGGGGATGTGTTGCGCCGAGACCACGATTGCATGGTCCGGCACTCCTGCAATGATGCGCCCGATCAGCTCGGGCTCACCCTGCTCCAGGATGTACCGCACCACATCGGGATGTACCTGCAGCCGTGCCTCTAAAAAAGCGAGCGTGATCTGCTGTACATCGAGCATGGATAGTATATCGTCCACTGAGAAAATATAGGATGCCATTGCGTCATCCCGGACATGCCACCAACCTCTTTTTCGGGGGATTTATTTCTCTTTCCCGCACACGTTATCATATTCTTGTGATCACGTAAGAGCACTCATGTATGACGTTCTCCAGACATTTCTTCTTGGGTTGGTAATCGGTCTCACCGGTGCCCTGGCACCGGGGCCAACCCTGGTTGCCACGATCAATGCCTCGATAGCCGGTGACTGGAAGATCGGCCCGAAGGTGACCGTGGGCCATATGATCGCCGAGAGTGTCATTTTTCTCCTGATTGTCCTGGGGTTTGCAACCCTCGCCCTTCCTTACACAACAGCAATTGCGGCGATTGGCGGTATTGCCCTGATCGTATTCGGGGCACTTACGATAGCGGGAAGCCGGGGGGCATCCTTACATGGCCCGGTAACAGGGACGGTCAATAATCCGTATATCGCCGGTCTTGTCACCAGTGCGGCAAACCCCTATTTCTGGATCTGGTGGCTCACCATCGGCAGTGCCATGGTGATTGCCGGGCTTGCCGGAGGGATAGCGCTTGCCGCTGTTTTCATGGCGGGGCACTGGTGTGCTGACCTCGGATGGTACACGTTCGTATCAGCGGGCATTTCACGGGGGAGGACATTCCTTTCCGATCTCTCGTACCGGAGGATAATGGGAGTATGTGGTGTATTTCTTATCCTGTTCGGGGCGTACTATCTCTCATCACTGTTCCTGCGCTGATCGCAGGAAAGACCGGTGCGCTATATTAACAAAAAATCCCATACAGTGTAGCAAGAGATGGCAGACAAGGACAAATCCCGGGATATCCGAACGTTGATCAACCAGTTCCGGACAAGCGATCACTGGGCGGTATCCCTTGCCCGCGATCTGCTCTGGGTGGTAGGGGTTGTCGGCTGTATCGCCATCGCCCTCTTTTTAATCTGCGGAACCTGGCCTGCGGTCGTCACGATCGAGTCCGGGAGTATGATTCCCAACATGAATATCGGGGATCTCGTTGTTGTTGTCCAGAAAGACCGGTTCGGCGATCTCCAGACATGGGACGACGGGATGAAATCCGGGTATAAGAAATTCGGTGATTATGGTGACGTGATCATCTACCGCCCGAACGGTGCCACTGACATGTGGGCATCGGTTGGCCTGCTACCACTTTCACAAGCCCAACACCCCATCATTCACCGCGCCATGACGTGGGTGGATAGCGGAAAACCACTTCCCATGTATCTCAATATCTACCGGGGAACCGTCACACCCACAGGCTATCTCCCGCTCACCGTTAGCGGGGAGACTTCTTCGGGACTGCGGATCTTCACCCCCCCGGGGACTACTGGTATCCTGCCCAATTACACGACGGGTTCCCGCGATGTGATCATACCGCCACAACTCGGGAACTATGTCCTGCCGGCCGATGCAATTGTCAGGAACTCAGGGTACGTCTGGGATACGGAGACCGTGACAACGTATGGTGGCTATATCACCAAGGGGGATAACAACAATTTCAGCGACGAGGGGTACCTGGCCTTTGCGAGTATCGGTGAAATTGAACCCGTACAGAAAGACTGGGTTGTCGGCAAGGCGCTCTTCACCGTGCCCTATGTAGGACTGCTCCCGCTTCATATCGGGGAAGTGATCATTGTTGTCATCATCATCATGGTCCTCCATGAACTCTACCTCCGCAGGAAGGAAGAAACCCCTGCAAAACCGCAGAAAAAGAGCGGGAAGAAACAGCGGTGAGGTGAGAGACAATGACAAACGTATCAACCCTTTTATCCGATGTACTGGGTGGCCACCGGCTCACCGGGACGGAAGCAGAACTCCTCCTGGATGCCCGGGGTTCCGACATCCTCGCGATCACGGCGGCCGCTGATGAGATGCGGGAACGCCGGGTCGGGGATACCGTAACTTACGTGCGGAACCAGAACCTGCACGTGACCAATATCTGCAAGAATCTCTGCGGGTTCTGCGGTTTTGGCCGGAAAGTAACTGACGAGGGGGCATACTGTCATGACAAGGCGGGAATCCAGGTACAGGCAAAGCTCGCGTACGAGCGGAACGTGACCGAGATTTGCCTGCTATCGGGCGTGCACCCCGGTTTCACGCTGGACACGTTTGTCGACCTGATCCACTGGGTGCATGAGGCAGCTCCCGGCGTCCACGTCCACGCGTTCAGCCCGGACGAGGTAGCTCACGCAGCACACCGGGGAAAAATCACCTCCCCGGAAGTACTCGCCCGACTCAAACAGGAGGGGCTCGGTACTATTCAGGGTACCGCCGCCGAGATTCTCGTCGATTCCGTCCGGCAGGTTATCTGCCCCCGTAAGGTCCCGACTGCTGACTGGGTCCGGATCATCAAAGAGGCGCACGGCATTGGCCTCCGGTCAACAGCGACGATCATGTACGGGTCGTACGAAACTTCGAGGGACCAGATCGAGCATCTCGACATACTTAGGAATATACAGGACGAAACGCACGGGTTTACCGAGCTGGTCACCCTCCCCTTTGTCCACACCAACACGCCGCTCTACCAGCAGGGAATTGCACGGGCCGGTCCAACGGGCAGAGAAGATCTCCTCATGATCGCGGTATCCCGGCTCTTCCTGGATAATTTCACCAATATCCAGGTGGCATGGGGCAAGGTCGGGCTCAAGATGACCCAGCTTGCCCTCTTGTCCGGTGCGAACGATCTCGCAGGAACCATGTTCACCGATGACGTGACCGGCGATGCCGGGGCATCCGGTTCGGATTATCTCGACCCGAAGGATATGGACCGGATCGTCACCGATATCGGCAGGAAACTCCGACAGCGAACTACCCTGTATGAATACGTGTGAAGTTCGCAACAAAAACCGGTCTGGATGACCGGCAGGAAAAACGAGTTTTGATCTCTGATTCGTATATCAGAGCAGTTCCAGTGCGGCACGCCCGGTCATGCCGTTCTTGATTCCCCGTCCCATGGCTGACCGGTTGGCTTCCTTGACAATCCCTTTTAAGAGATCCTCGGTATCGACAATGGACGGGCCGATGGATGGCCTGACTTTTGCGGCCGGGTAACTGAACGAGTCGAGCGCCGCGACATCGAACGCGCCACACCCGATCATTCCCACATCCGTCTTGATCGCGACAAGGTTCGCCGGGCCAAGGGGGATAATAAACCCTTCAGCCACTTTTCTGGTCAATTTAACGTTTACCTGCTGCATATTCTCCTGTGATTATGGTTGGCGCGGGGGAATAAGAAACATGCGGCCAGAACGATAAGTTTACTTTTTCACGGGCGCTACACTGGACAACACACACGGTGCTTATGGCAACTCCTGTCCTTACCCTGCTTGCCGATGTAAAGGCCGGTCACCGGCTTACTGAAAAGGAGGCCCTCTCACTCTTCTCGGCCCGCGACCGCCAGGTCTGGGATATTGCCGCAACCGCCGATGAGATCCGGAAACAGCGTGCCGGTGAGGCTGTCACGTATGTCCTGAACCAGAACATCAATGTGACCAACCTCTGCGTCAATACCTGCGGGTTCTGCGGTTTTTCGAAAAAACCCGGCGACGAGGGGATCTATTTCCACGACAAAACCGAGATCCAGAAGAAAGCGGCAATGGCAAAGGCCCGGAGTGTCTCTGAGATCTGCACAGTCAGCGGACTGCATCCTGAATTCACCGCACAATCCTACATCGATGTCTACCGGTGGATCCATGAAGCTGCACCGGGCGTCCATCTCCACGCGAGCAACCCGATGGAAGTCGCGTACGCGGCAAAAAAAAGCGGTATGAGCACGAAAGAGGTGCTTGTCGCCATGAAAGGAGCCGGGCTGGGCTCGATGTGCGGGACAGCAGCCGAGATCCTGGTGGATTCCGTGCGGGATACTATCTGCCGTGAGAAGATCCCGACTGCCGAATGGGTACGCATCATCAAAGAGGCACACGGGCTTGGCATTCGCACAACTGCCACCATCATGTACGGCCACTGCGAAAGCGATGCCGATCGCGTGCGCCACCTCGCGGTCCTGCGGGAGATACAGGATGCCACCCACGGGTTTACCGAGTTTGTGCCGCTCTCGTTCATCCACATGAACACGCCCATCTACCGCGCCGGTCTCGCCCGGGCGGGAGCAACGGGGAGAGAGGATCTCCTGATGGTGGCTGTTGCACGCCTCTTCTTGGATAACGTTACCAATATCCAGGTCTCGTGGGTAAAAGAAGGGATCAAGATGGCACAGCTGGGGCTTATTGCCGGCGCCAATGATCTCGGCGGCACCATGTTCGAAGAGAGCATATCCAAAGGCGCAGGTGCGGTCAATACCGATTATCTCGATCCCAAAGAGATGCAGCGCGTTGCAGAGGATGTGGGCAGGCCGCTCCGGCGCCGCACGACGCTGTATGAGCTATTGTAGCACGTGAGCAGGTCCGGGCATTCGCTGATTTTCAAAGGAACACGGATTTACCATGCGAAGACACGACCGCGAGATAACCGATCGACCTGAAATGGAATCTCTTCTCAAGGAAGCGACGGTGTGCAGGCTCGGGTGTGATGATAACGGCAGCCCCTATATTGTTCCGCTGTCGTTTGGTTACCGGGAGGGCGTGATCTATATTCATTCCGCTCACGAAGGCCGGAAGATCGCCCTGCTGCAGAAGAACCCGGAATGCTGCATTGAAGTTGATGAATGCATAGGAGTCCTGCCCGATAAAAAACCCTGCAAATGGGAGATGCACTACCGGAGTGTCATCTGCACGGGAAGAGCTCACTTCGTGACCGATCCTGAAGAGAAGCGGGAAGGACTGGACTGCATCATGCAACATTATGGTGCAGAATCACACCCCCTGTCGGAAAAAGATCTGCTGAGTGTCTGTGTGATCAGGGTTGATATATCAGAAATGACGGGAAAAAAATACGGGTACTGATTTTTTCAGTGATGATCCTTTTTCACCAGGCGGATTATTTTATCCCCGATCTTCTGGGCTTTTTCCACCGCTTCCTTGTCAGCGAGAACTTCGCCTTCGTGATACCCGTTACCCTTGACGGAGCCTAACGAAGAAAACTCGTGGGTGCTTAAGAATCCTTCCAGCGTCTGGATTGTCCGGTTTGCGCCTTTATTTGCCTGAACAGCCACAGCGACGCCTTTTTTTCCTGCAAGTTTCCGGTCATGATACAGGGAATACGTGCGGTCGATGAAATTCTTGAGATGACCACAGACATCATAGTAATAGGTGGGTGAACCGATTATGAGCACATCGCAGTCGAGTATCTTTTTGGCAATGGCATCCCAGTCATCGTGCTCGATCACGCACCATTTCTTCTCCTTGCATTTCTCGCAGCCCAGACACGCGTGGATCTTCTTTCCTGCGAGCGAGACGAACTCAGTCTCGAGTCCCGCACCATGACAGCGTTCGAGAATGACATTGACCAGATTTGCGGTGTTGCCATCCTTGCGCATGCTTCCTGAAATTCCCAGCACCTTCATATGTTATCCTTCACGCCCGGGTTCATGATTGTTTTGGTGGCTGGTAAGAGTCCGAGGTGCCGGAACGCAGAGAGGATCTCGTCTTGCGGATCGCCCGTACGGTAAAAAAGATGGGAAACACAGGTACAGTCACTGCACCCGAATTTCGGAATACCGCCCTCACCCAACTCGTCGGCAAGCCGGCATTCCAGACGATCACTGGTAACCGCAGAGACCGCGTACACGAGGGAAAAACAGGGCGAAGTGTGGAGATAATCCACGTGCCATTTTGGCTGTTTGTCACGCTGTGCAGCAAGCCGGATATGGCGTTCCAGCCGTTTCAAGCCCCCGCTGCCCAGCGCTGAACCGACATAGCAGTGCCACCCGGGCTGGAAATGGATCTCCCCGAGCGCACCGACCCGGACCGTGCAGCCGGGATTTTTAAAAACAAGACAGTAAATTCCCTTATCCATAGCCGCTCTTGATCAGGCTGAGTGCAGCGGCGATGTGACGGTTCCCGCCGTCTTCCACCGGCTCCCCGTGACCCGGGAAGAGCCCCTCGACATCCAGCTGCGCGAGGCGTTCGAGCGACCGCTGGAGTTCCGCCCTGCTCCCGCCCGGGAAATCATAGCGTCCGAATGCGCCATCGGTAAATACCGTATCGCCACTGAAGAGAAGCTTCTCATTCTCGTTATACAGGCAGATGCATCCCGGGGTATGGCCAGGGGTATGAATGACGGTGAAATCCCCGATGATATCTCCATCTTTTAACATCAGGTCTGGCATAACCCCGGGTGAACGGGCACCAAAGTGCATGGAGAGGTTTTGCGATTCTTCGAGCATCCCACGGGCATCGCTCCGGTGGATGGCAACCTTGGCCTTGCACATGTGCGCGATCTCTTTAACACGGGCGATGTGATCGAAATGGCAATGAGTAAGGACGATGGTCTCGATCTGCTCCTTGTAGGGGGCAACTGCCATCGGCATGACCCCGGCATCCACGAGAATATTTCCCACAACATAGGAGTTTCCCCAGACATCCCCGCTTGTCAACCACTCGACCTTCATGCACAATAATAAGGACTCCGCACAGATGTTTCTTATGGATTTGCTGGTCCGCAGATGTTCTCGCGGTGTTCCGGAAGAAGTGGCAGCGGTGGCCCGGGCGGAAGGGATGGATCCCGTCCGCATGGCACGGCTGGTTGCGGCTGGCAGGGTTGTCATCCCGGTAAACCCCAACCGGAAGCACCAGCAGTGTGCGATCGGCGAAGGGTGCACGGTCAAGATCAACGTGAATGTCGGCACCTCTGGTTCCCGGTGCGATATCGCGATGGAGGAGCGGAAGGCAAAGGCAGCGCTCGATAACGGTGCCGATGCCATTATGGACCTCTCGACCGGTGGTGACCTTGTTGCGATCCGGAAGAAGATGCTCGCGCTGGATACGACGGTCGGGACTGTGCCGGTCTACGAAGCGGTGCGCCGTGCCGGTAACGCAGTGGATGTGGATGCGGACCTGCTCTTTAAGGTCATCCGGGAGCACTGCCAGCAGGGTGTGGATTTCTTAACCCTTCATTGTGGCGTGAACCGTCAGGCACTCGCGGCGCTCAAGAGTGATCCCCGGATGATGGGCGTGGTAAGCAGGGGCGGTTCGTTCCACTGCGCGATGATGATGCAGCGGGACGAGGAGAACCCGCTGTATGCCGAATACGATTACCTCCTAGAGATCCTCGCGGAATACGATGTGACGATCAGCCTCGGGGACGGGATGCGCCCCGGCTGTATGCAGGATGCGGAGAAACTCGCGAAGTCTGTGGAGTACATCACGCTCGGCACGCTGGCAAAGAAGGCGCAGGAAAAAGGAGTCCAGCGGATGATCGAGGGACCGGGTCATATGCCGCTCGACCAGGTGGGCTACAATGTGCGGATGATCAAGGAGATCACCGACCATGCCCCGCTCTACCTGCTCGGACCGCTGGTTACGGATATCGCGCCGGGATACGACCACGTGGTTGCGGCCATTGGCGGAGCGACTGCCTGCCTCAACGGCGCCGACTTCCTCTGCATGGTCTCGCCCAGCGAGCACCTTGCGCTTCCGGATGTCGCAGATATCATCGAAGGGACCCGGGTGGCAAAGATCGCTGCGCATGTCGGGGATACCGTCCGGAAGCACGAGGGCTGGAAGATGGACCGCGAAGTTCAGATGGCGGAGGCCCGGCACGAGCTTGACTGGGATGAGCAGTTCCGGCTGGCGCTCTATGGGGATCATGCCCGCAAGATCCATGAGCGGGATGGGGAGACCGAGACCTGCTCGATGTGCGGGGATCTCTGTGCCGTCAAGATGGTCAACGAGCTGTTCGGGACTGCACCGAAGGGCAAAGGGAAGAAGGGAAAGTAGACCCCTGTCAACGAGCATTATGACATCCGG of the Methanomicrobiales archaeon HGW-Methanomicrobiales-1 genome contains:
- a CDS encoding 4Fe-4S ferredoxin; this encodes MTFFQMTKTVLKSLFTRPATLMYPAKPAKKTPLSRGHVTIDPTKCITCRLCQRKCPTQAICVEVKEKTWEIDNMRCVVCSVCVEVCPTKCLTMDTQYRKALTTRGGKDKFTVAGPKKKEPVAADVAKPAPE
- a CDS encoding phosphomethylpyrimidine synthase, with the protein product MFLMDLLVRRCSRGVPEEVAAVARAEGMDPVRMARLVAAGRVVIPVNPNRKHQQCAIGEGCTVKINVNVGTSGSRCDIAMEERKAKAALDNGADAIMDLSTGGDLVAIRKKMLALDTTVGTVPVYEAVRRAGNAVDVDADLLFKVIREHCQQGVDFLTLHCGVNRQALAALKSDPRMMGVVSRGGSFHCAMMMQRDEENPLYAEYDYLLEILAEYDVTISLGDGMRPGCMQDAEKLAKSVEYITLGTLAKKAQEKGVQRMIEGPGHMPLDQVGYNVRMIKEITDHAPLYLLGPLVTDIAPGYDHVVAAIGGATACLNGADFLCMVSPSEHLALPDVADIIEGTRVAKIAAHVGDTVRKHEGWKMDREVQMAEARHELDWDEQFRLALYGDHARKIHERDGETETCSMCGDLCAVKMVNELFGTAPKGKGKKGK
- the cofH gene encoding 7,8-didemethyl-8-hydroxy-5-deazariboflavin synthase subunit CofH — its product is MATPVLTLLADVKAGHRLTEKEALSLFSARDRQVWDIAATADEIRKQRAGEAVTYVLNQNINVTNLCVNTCGFCGFSKKPGDEGIYFHDKTEIQKKAAMAKARSVSEICTVSGLHPEFTAQSYIDVYRWIHEAAPGVHLHASNPMEVAYAAKKSGMSTKEVLVAMKGAGLGSMCGTAAEILVDSVRDTICREKIPTAEWVRIIKEAHGLGIRTTATIMYGHCESDADRVRHLAVLREIQDATHGFTEFVPLSFIHMNTPIYRAGLARAGATGREDLLMVAVARLFLDNVTNIQVSWVKEGIKMAQLGLIAGANDLGGTMFEESISKGAGAVNTDYLDPKEMQRVAEDVGRPLRRRTTLYELL
- a CDS encoding DUF1805 domain-containing protein, with translation MQQVNVKLTRKVAEGFIIPLGPANLVAIKTDVGMIGCGAFDVAALDSFSYPAAKVRPSIGPSIVDTEDLLKGIVKEANRSAMGRGIKNGMTGRAALELL
- the cofH gene encoding 7,8-didemethyl-8-hydroxy-5-deazariboflavin synthase subunit CofH, with product MTNVSTLLSDVLGGHRLTGTEAELLLDARGSDILAITAAADEMRERRVGDTVTYVRNQNLHVTNICKNLCGFCGFGRKVTDEGAYCHDKAGIQVQAKLAYERNVTEICLLSGVHPGFTLDTFVDLIHWVHEAAPGVHVHAFSPDEVAHAAHRGKITSPEVLARLKQEGLGTIQGTAAEILVDSVRQVICPRKVPTADWVRIIKEAHGIGLRSTATIMYGSYETSRDQIEHLDILRNIQDETHGFTELVTLPFVHTNTPLYQQGIARAGPTGREDLLMIAVSRLFLDNFTNIQVAWGKVGLKMTQLALLSGANDLAGTMFTDDVTGDAGASGSDYLDPKDMDRIVTDIGRKLRQRTTLYEYV
- a CDS encoding DNA polymerase II, translated to MLDVQQITLAFLEARLQVHPDVVRYILEQGEPELIGRIIAGVPDHAIVVSAQHIPGMNVTRDGTRFLTDPAVEVVSGSAGTSGPINGTGDYLHYFRDRYTRLGGMIRSRCSTMPIEALTRSNRYRQEECTIIGMVTEVKTTTNGHRIAEIEDISANIPVLFRKDRPVFSDAERIIHDEVIGVKGKLSSDGKLFFAELLYRPDIRIDNTPFKSEEPGKAVLISDVHVGSDTFLQESWDRFSDWLADSDFSYLLIAGDLVDGIGIYPGQESELTIKNIYEQYEAFGAMMRKLPSRMKIIISPGNHDVVRGAEPQPVLPDAFIKNFPDNCVLVENPALVNLQGVRVLMYHGRSIDDMIGLIPGASYEQSGQMMQEMLQRRHLAPAYGRRTPIAAGKIDRMIIDPLPEILHTGHVHIKGITTYRGVLGINAGTWQSQTKFQKQMNVNPTPALAVVVDLQTLIPETFSFA
- a CDS encoding lysine transporter LysE, translating into MYDVLQTFLLGLVIGLTGALAPGPTLVATINASIAGDWKIGPKVTVGHMIAESVIFLLIVLGFATLALPYTTAIAAIGGIALIVFGALTIAGSRGASLHGPVTGTVNNPYIAGLVTSAANPYFWIWWLTIGSAMVIAGLAGGIALAAVFMAGHWCADLGWYTFVSAGISRGRTFLSDLSYRRIMGVCGVFLILFGAYYLSSLFLR
- a CDS encoding MBL fold metallo-hydrolase gives rise to the protein MKVEWLTSGDVWGNSYVVGNILVDAGVMPMAVAPYKEQIETIVLTHCHFDHIARVKEIAHMCKAKVAIHRSDARGMLEESQNLSMHFGARSPGVMPDLMLKDGDIIGDFTVIHTPGHTPGCICLYNENEKLLFSGDTVFTDGAFGRYDFPGGSRAELQRSLERLAQLDVEGLFPGHGEPVEDGGNRHIAAALSLIKSGYG
- a CDS encoding pyridoxamine 5'-phosphate oxidase family protein — protein: MRRHDREITDRPEMESLLKEATVCRLGCDDNGSPYIVPLSFGYREGVIYIHSAHEGRKIALLQKNPECCIEVDECIGVLPDKKPCKWEMHYRSVICTGRAHFVTDPEEKREGLDCIMQHYGAESHPLSEKDLLSVCVIRVDISEMTGKKYGY
- a CDS encoding DUF123 domain-containing protein, producing MDKGIYCLVFKNPGCTVRVGALGEIHFQPGWHCYVGSALGSGGLKRLERHIRLAAQRDKQPKWHVDYLHTSPCFSLVYAVSAVTSDRLECRLADELGEGGIPKFGCSDCTCVSHLFYRTGDPQDEILSAFRHLGLLPATKTIMNPGVKDNI
- a CDS encoding flavodoxin family protein is translated as MKVLGISGSMRKDGNTANLVNVILERCHGAGLETEFVSLAGKKIHACLGCEKCKEKKWCVIEHDDWDAIAKKILDCDVLIIGSPTYYYDVCGHLKNFIDRTYSLYHDRKLAGKKGVAVAVQANKGANRTIQTLEGFLSTHEFSSLGSVKGNGYHEGEVLADKEAVEKAQKIGDKIIRLVKKDHH